One genomic segment of Ferrimonas sp. YFM includes these proteins:
- a CDS encoding LysR substrate-binding domain-containing protein, translating into MKGATFNQLMIFQSIVQEGSIRGAARKLEMAPPSVSQALKQLEGQVGLPLFNRSTRRIELTEAGQLLHERTAGAISTLDYALESVQDLSESPSGKVSITLPRFVFQFFLKPIYAEFCQRYPDIQLEISVSDEAVNILNEGFDMGIRFGDRIEPGMVARQLTAPMREALFASPDYLERHGCPDFPESLQQHKLVQYRFIAANQLAPLLLQHQGQQITVQMPLALVVNDTDAMMDATLKGLGIGRMVTPMVTDYFQQGQLLPVLEQNWTPYPGLYLYFVQNSQKARRVRVLIDFLVEKGKALYGA; encoded by the coding sequence ATGAAGGGAGCCACCTTTAATCAGCTGATGATTTTTCAGAGCATAGTGCAAGAGGGCAGCATTCGCGGTGCCGCCCGCAAGCTGGAGATGGCGCCGCCGTCGGTGAGTCAGGCCCTGAAACAGCTGGAGGGGCAGGTGGGATTGCCCCTGTTTAACCGCAGCACCCGCCGCATCGAATTGACCGAAGCGGGTCAATTGCTCCATGAGCGCACCGCAGGCGCCATTTCGACCCTGGATTACGCCCTGGAGAGTGTCCAGGATCTGAGCGAAAGCCCCTCGGGGAAGGTGAGCATTACCCTGCCGCGGTTTGTGTTCCAGTTTTTCCTTAAGCCTATCTATGCGGAGTTCTGTCAGCGCTATCCCGACATTCAACTGGAGATCTCCGTCTCCGACGAAGCGGTCAACATCCTCAACGAGGGGTTTGATATGGGAATCCGTTTCGGCGATCGCATCGAGCCGGGCATGGTGGCCCGCCAACTGACCGCCCCCATGCGCGAGGCACTGTTTGCTTCACCGGACTACCTTGAGCGCCACGGCTGCCCAGACTTTCCCGAGTCACTTCAGCAACACAAGCTGGTGCAGTACCGGTTTATCGCCGCCAATCAGCTGGCACCGCTGTTGCTCCAGCACCAGGGGCAGCAGATCACGGTACAGATGCCTCTGGCCCTGGTGGTCAACGACACTGACGCCATGATGGATGCGACTCTGAAGGGGTTGGGGATCGGCAGGATGGTGACCCCCATGGTCACCGACTATTTCCAGCAAGGGCAGCTGCTGCCGGTGCTGGAGCAGAACTGGACTCCCTACCCGGGCCTCTACCTCTATTTTGTCCAGAACAGCCAGAAGGCGCGGCGGGTCAGGGTGCTGATCGACTTCCTGGTGGAGAAGGGCAAGGCGCTCTACGGCGCCTGA
- a CDS encoding mechanosensitive ion channel family protein, giving the protein MMRLGHGLLLLCLLLPLSLQAEPPTLKNMMEQETPAETEEPAPDKPASEPTVVDEYERGSPRSSMEGLLHALRHNDFERAAHYLDGRNLPKRVAELPLSLLAEEFKLILNRTLWVDLDTLSESKNGLTGDGLPPYRDLVGRVPLGSRQVSVYMQRVPRGDGQYIWKISNATLGEVPNLYEQYGDGPIGEYLSDHLPEFEILGLQSWQFVAVLLMFLIAYLISLPLFAISKWLVRRRYPDNAQLQRFISGPLRLLFVVLVVREAFPLVRPSIEARAIAEGHALMILALVWVMVSGMELARERLNRSFQEKGKDQGAQLLKPLFTIGKILIIIIGLLMWLENLGFKATTILAGLGIGGLAVALAAQKSVENLIGAITLYLSSPVKVGNFCKFGTQMGVVEEIGLRYTRVRTIDRTVIHISNATFVDLQLENFSEREKIRYSPALNLRYDTPASKLRGVMDEITQALKDHPMTHESPLRVRFHKFGPNALQLNVLSYIQTTAFPDYLEAAEELNLAILTILEQHGVAMTDTTQHRWLDTPKAPGGQ; this is encoded by the coding sequence ATGATGCGACTAGGACATGGATTGCTGTTGCTCTGTCTGCTGCTGCCTCTGAGCCTGCAGGCGGAGCCGCCGACACTGAAAAACATGATGGAGCAGGAAACCCCGGCAGAAACCGAGGAGCCAGCGCCGGACAAACCCGCCTCAGAGCCCACTGTGGTGGACGAATATGAGCGGGGCTCCCCTCGCTCCTCCATGGAAGGATTGCTGCACGCCCTGCGCCACAACGACTTCGAACGGGCCGCCCACTATCTGGATGGGCGCAACCTGCCCAAACGGGTGGCCGAGCTGCCGCTGTCGCTGCTGGCCGAGGAGTTCAAGCTGATCCTCAACCGCACCCTGTGGGTCGACCTGGACACCCTGAGCGAATCGAAAAACGGCCTCACCGGAGACGGTCTGCCGCCCTACCGGGATCTGGTGGGGCGCGTCCCCTTGGGCTCCCGTCAGGTCAGTGTCTACATGCAGCGAGTGCCCCGGGGGGATGGCCAGTACATCTGGAAAATCTCCAACGCCACCCTGGGTGAAGTCCCCAATCTCTACGAGCAGTATGGCGACGGTCCCATAGGGGAGTACCTCAGCGACCACCTGCCCGAGTTCGAAATCCTCGGCCTGCAGAGCTGGCAGTTTGTGGCGGTGCTGCTGATGTTCCTCATCGCCTACCTCATCAGCCTGCCGCTGTTCGCCATCAGCAAGTGGCTGGTGCGAAGGCGCTACCCGGACAACGCCCAGCTGCAACGCTTTATCAGCGGTCCGCTGAGGCTGCTGTTTGTGGTGCTGGTGGTGCGGGAGGCCTTCCCCCTGGTGCGACCTTCCATCGAAGCCAGGGCCATTGCCGAGGGTCACGCCCTGATGATCCTGGCCCTGGTGTGGGTGATGGTCTCCGGCATGGAGCTGGCCCGGGAGAGGCTCAATCGCAGCTTCCAGGAGAAGGGCAAGGACCAGGGCGCCCAGCTGCTCAAACCCCTGTTCACCATAGGCAAAATCCTGATCATCATCATCGGCCTGCTGATGTGGCTGGAGAACCTGGGGTTCAAGGCCACCACCATACTGGCGGGCCTGGGGATCGGTGGTCTGGCGGTGGCCCTGGCGGCGCAAAAATCGGTGGAAAACCTCATCGGCGCCATCACCCTCTACCTCTCCTCGCCGGTGAAGGTGGGCAACTTCTGTAAGTTCGGCACCCAGATGGGGGTGGTGGAGGAGATCGGCCTGCGCTACACCCGGGTGCGCACCATAGACCGGACGGTGATCCACATCTCCAACGCCACCTTCGTTGACCTGCAGCTGGAAAACTTTTCCGAACGGGAGAAGATCCGCTACAGCCCGGCGCTGAACCTGCGCTACGACACCCCGGCCAGCAAACTGCGGGGAGTGATGGATGAGATCACCCAGGCGCTCAAGGATCACCCCATGACCCATGAATCGCCGCTGCGGGTGCGCTTCCACAAGTTTGGCCCCAATGCCCTGCAGCTCAACGTACTCAGCTACATTCAGACCACCGCCTTCCCCGACTACCTGGAAGCCGCGGAGGAACTGAACCTGGCGATCCTCACCATACTGGAACAGCACGGGGTGGCGATGACCGACACCACCCAGCACCGCTGGCTGGACACCCCCAAGGCCCCCGGGGGACAGTGA
- the slmA gene encoding nucleoid occlusion factor SlmA, whose translation MSSNNKSNRREQILQSLAKMLETSPGERITISKLAAEVGVSEAALYRHFPSKARMFEGLIEFIEDALLSRINLIMEEEEDTMVRCQLILQLLLTFAERNPGITRLLTGDALTGEQQRLRERMNKLFARIETNLKQALREKAIREGSGFYLEEGMLANLLLSYAEGRIAQYVRSEFKVLPTERFSEQWAFIQRQLLQS comes from the coding sequence ATGAGCAGTAATAACAAAAGCAACCGTCGCGAGCAGATCCTGCAGTCCCTGGCCAAGATGCTGGAGACCTCCCCCGGAGAGCGGATCACCATCTCCAAGCTGGCCGCCGAAGTGGGCGTGTCCGAAGCCGCCCTGTATCGTCACTTCCCCTCCAAGGCGCGGATGTTCGAGGGGCTCATCGAGTTCATCGAAGACGCCCTGCTCTCCAGGATCAATCTGATCATGGAGGAGGAGGAGGACACCATGGTGCGCTGCCAGCTGATCCTGCAGCTGCTGCTGACCTTCGCCGAGCGCAACCCGGGGATCACCCGACTGCTGACCGGCGACGCCCTCACCGGGGAACAGCAGCGCCTGCGTGAGCGGATGAACAAGCTGTTCGCCCGCATCGAGACCAACCTCAAGCAGGCCCTGAGAGAGAAAGCGATTCGGGAAGGCTCCGGCTTCTACCTGGAGGAGGGGATGCTGGCCAACCTGCTGCTCTCCTACGCCGAGGGTCGCATCGCCCAGTACGTGCGCAGCGAGTTCAAGGTGCTGCCCACCGAGCGCTTCAGCGAACAGTGGGCCTTCATCCAGCGCCAGCTTCTGCAAAGCTAA
- a CDS encoding glycoside hydrolase family 18 protein, producing the protein MNQPKLVSYFSSGTIPLQRALERPYTHIILAFLSCSEHSPFTLELSGAIAAQPSPPILTQGTKQAVRQLQQQGIKVMISFGGATMTSSAYRQLVGQESYLAYILAQFVIQNELDGIDIDWEDSAAFVGRAGYDGIGFLVNLTLALRRELPSDRYLISHAPQPPYLESGYGMSGYLKVLEQAGSAIDLVNIQFYNNRPWSGDPLRIVESYQRYCQLPGMNVDKAILGLPVSRHNAQANSYLPVDRIISQVIQPLKAAHCLGGLMNWEFASDTEGHWSHPVSEALEAQRVTG; encoded by the coding sequence ATGAACCAACCTAAGCTGGTCAGCTACTTCTCCAGTGGCACCATTCCGCTGCAGCGGGCACTGGAACGCCCCTACACTCACATCATTCTTGCCTTCCTCAGCTGCAGTGAACACAGCCCCTTCACCCTGGAGTTGTCCGGCGCCATCGCCGCCCAACCCTCTCCGCCCATACTGACCCAGGGGACCAAACAGGCCGTCCGCCAGCTGCAGCAGCAGGGGATCAAGGTGATGATCAGCTTCGGCGGGGCCACCATGACCAGCTCCGCCTACCGGCAACTGGTGGGACAGGAGAGTTATCTGGCCTACATCCTGGCTCAGTTTGTCATCCAAAACGAACTGGATGGCATCGACATCGACTGGGAGGACAGCGCCGCCTTTGTCGGTCGAGCGGGCTATGACGGCATCGGGTTTCTGGTCAACCTGACCCTGGCCCTGAGGCGGGAGCTGCCCAGCGACCGCTACCTGATCTCCCACGCGCCCCAGCCCCCCTATCTGGAATCCGGCTATGGCATGAGCGGCTATCTGAAGGTGTTGGAACAGGCGGGCAGCGCCATCGATCTGGTGAACATCCAGTTCTACAACAACCGCCCCTGGAGCGGCGACCCGCTGCGGATTGTGGAGTCCTATCAGAGATACTGTCAGTTGCCGGGGATGAACGTGGACAAGGCGATACTGGGCCTGCCGGTCAGCCGTCACAATGCTCAGGCCAACAGCTACCTTCCGGTGGATCGTATAATCTCACAGGTAATCCAGCCCCTGAAAGCCGCCCACTGCCTGGGTGGCCTGATGAACTGGGAGTTCGCCTCAGACACCGAGGGCCACTGGAGCCACCCGGTGAGCGAAGCCCTGGAAGCCCAGAGGGTGACCGGTTAG
- the radC gene encoding DNA repair protein RadC: MAIGDWPASERPRERLMDRGAQALSDAELLAIFLRTGHSGVSAVELARQALGQAGSLNALLGMPPDSFTAIHGMGPAKYVQLQAARELGRRCLGERSQARSALNSPHAARDYLQATLGHRHHEVFAMLLLDSQHRVVELTELFRGTIDAANVYPREVVKTVLSANAAAVILAHNHPSGVSEPSQADRAITKRIQNALALIDVSVLDHLVIGHGECCSFAERGWL; this comes from the coding sequence ATGGCAATTGGAGACTGGCCCGCGTCGGAGCGGCCAAGGGAGCGGTTGATGGATCGCGGGGCCCAGGCCCTCAGCGATGCGGAGCTGTTGGCGATCTTTCTGCGCACCGGCCACAGTGGCGTCAGTGCGGTAGAACTGGCCCGACAGGCGTTGGGTCAGGCGGGCAGCCTCAATGCCCTGCTGGGGATGCCCCCGGACAGCTTCACCGCCATCCACGGCATGGGGCCGGCCAAATACGTGCAGCTGCAGGCGGCCCGGGAGCTGGGGCGGCGCTGCCTGGGGGAGCGCAGCCAGGCCAGGAGCGCCCTCAACAGCCCTCACGCCGCCCGCGATTATCTGCAGGCGACCCTGGGTCATCGTCACCACGAAGTGTTCGCCATGCTGCTGCTCGACAGTCAGCACAGAGTAGTGGAACTTACCGAGCTGTTTCGTGGTACCATAGACGCCGCTAACGTGTACCCCCGGGAAGTGGTGAAGACGGTGTTGTCTGCCAACGCCGCCGCGGTGATCCTGGCCCATAACCATCCCAGCGGGGTGAGTGAACCCAGCCAGGCCGATCGCGCCATCACCAAACGGATACAGAATGCCTTGGCACTGATCGACGTATCGGTGCTTGATCATTTGGTCATCGGCCACGGCGAGTGCTGCTCATTTGCCGAAAGAGGATGGCTATAA
- the pyrE gene encoding orotate phosphoribosyltransferase → MKAYQREFIEFALERNVLRFGEFTLKSGRKSPYFFNAGLFNTGGDLARLGRFYAAALADSGIEYDLLFGPAYKGIPIATTTAVALADHHGTDKPYCFNRKEKKDHGEGGNLVGAELAGRVMLVDDVITAGTAIRESMEIIQANDASLAGVLIALDRQEKGKGELSAIQEVERDYGCSIIAIVTLGDLIAYLQEQPGREQELEQVSAYRAQYGI, encoded by the coding sequence GTGAAAGCTTATCAACGAGAATTTATCGAGTTTGCCCTGGAACGTAACGTGCTGCGTTTTGGCGAGTTTACTTTGAAATCTGGCCGCAAGAGCCCCTACTTCTTCAACGCGGGCCTGTTCAATACCGGTGGCGATCTGGCGCGCCTGGGCCGCTTCTACGCGGCGGCGCTGGCGGACTCCGGCATCGAGTATGACCTGCTGTTCGGCCCCGCCTACAAGGGGATCCCCATCGCCACCACCACCGCGGTGGCCCTGGCGGATCACCACGGTACCGACAAACCCTATTGCTTCAACCGCAAGGAGAAGAAGGACCACGGCGAAGGTGGCAACCTGGTGGGCGCCGAGCTGGCCGGTCGGGTGATGCTGGTGGACGACGTGATCACCGCCGGCACCGCCATCCGCGAGTCCATGGAGATCATCCAGGCCAATGACGCCTCTCTGGCCGGGGTGCTGATCGCCCTGGACCGCCAGGAGAAGGGCAAGGGTGAGCTGTCGGCCATCCAGGAGGTGGAGCGGGATTACGGCTGCTCCATCATCGCCATCGTCACCCTGGGGGATCTCATCGCCTATCTGCAGGAGCAGCCGGGCCGTGAGCAGGAGCTGGAACAGGTGAGCGCCTACCGCGCCCAGTACGGCATCTGA
- the rph gene encoding ribonuclease PH, with protein sequence MRPDNRAPNQTRPITLTRNYTRYAEGSVLVEFGHTKVLCNATVEEGVPRFLKGKGQGWVTAEYSMLPRATHSRSGREAARGKQGGRTLEIQRLIARSLRAAVDLEKLGEYTITVDCDVIQADGGTRTASITGACVALVDALNGLQRDKKLTVDPLKFMVAAVSVGVVDGQAVCDLEYVEDSAAETDMNVVMAEDGRMIEVQGTAEGEPFTHEELLEMLALAKSGIHDIVEAQKSALAEG encoded by the coding sequence ATGCGTCCAGACAACCGAGCCCCCAACCAGACTCGCCCCATTACCCTGACCCGTAACTACACCCGTTATGCGGAAGGGTCCGTACTGGTGGAGTTCGGCCACACCAAGGTGCTGTGTAATGCCACCGTCGAAGAGGGCGTGCCCCGCTTCCTCAAGGGTAAGGGCCAGGGCTGGGTCACCGCTGAGTACAGCATGCTGCCTCGCGCCACCCACAGCCGCAGCGGCCGGGAAGCGGCCCGGGGCAAGCAGGGTGGCCGCACCCTGGAGATCCAGCGACTGATCGCCCGCTCCCTGCGTGCGGCGGTGGACCTGGAGAAGCTGGGTGAGTACACCATCACCGTGGATTGCGACGTAATCCAGGCCGATGGCGGCACCCGTACCGCTTCCATCACCGGCGCCTGCGTGGCCCTGGTGGATGCCCTTAACGGCCTGCAGCGCGACAAGAAGCTGACCGTGGACCCGCTGAAGTTCATGGTGGCCGCAGTGTCCGTGGGCGTGGTGGACGGTCAGGCGGTGTGCGATCTGGAGTACGTGGAAGACTCCGCCGCCGAAACCGACATGAACGTGGTGATGGCAGAGGATGGCCGCATGATCGAGGTGCAGGGCACCGCCGAGGGCGAACCCTTCACCCACGAGGAGTTGTTGGAGATGCTGGCCCTGGCCAAGTCGGGGATTCACGACATCGTCGAAGCCCAGAAATCGGCGTTGGCCGAAGGATAA
- the coaBC gene encoding bifunctional phosphopantothenoylcysteine decarboxylase/phosphopantothenate--cysteine ligase CoaBC — protein sequence MSKITRNIVLGISGGIAAYKAPILVRRLKETGADVRVVLSGGAKAFVTPMSLQAVSGHAVAHDLLDPAAELGMGHIELARWADEVIIAPASANFIARMANGMADELITAVCLATEAPIRVCPAMNQVMYLAQATQANLATLKSRGVTLWGPASGDQACGEVGPGRMPEPEEITALSLAAAQADAAPGPLAGKKLLLTAGPTREALDPVRYLSNHSSGKMGFALAEQAARLGAEVTLVSGPVNLATPDGVTRIDVDSAQQMLDAVMAEVERHEIFIGCAAVADYRPVSAASDKIKKSQETLTIEMVRNPDILATVAGHSKRPFTVGFAAETRDVEHYALDKLARKKLDMIAANDVSKPGQGFNADSNALTLYWPGGSKDLGHSDKATQAEALLLTIAEKLTN from the coding sequence ATGAGCAAAATCACCCGAAATATCGTGCTGGGGATCTCCGGTGGCATCGCCGCCTACAAGGCCCCCATCCTGGTTCGCCGCCTCAAGGAGACCGGCGCCGACGTCCGCGTTGTCCTCAGCGGCGGCGCCAAGGCGTTTGTGACCCCCATGTCGCTGCAGGCGGTGTCTGGCCACGCCGTGGCCCACGATCTGCTGGACCCGGCCGCCGAGCTGGGAATGGGCCACATCGAGCTGGCCCGCTGGGCCGATGAGGTGATCATCGCCCCCGCCAGCGCCAACTTCATCGCCCGCATGGCCAACGGCATGGCGGATGAACTGATCACCGCGGTCTGCCTGGCCACCGAGGCCCCCATCCGGGTCTGCCCGGCAATGAATCAGGTGATGTACCTGGCCCAGGCCACCCAGGCCAACCTCGCCACCCTGAAGAGCCGTGGCGTGACCCTCTGGGGCCCGGCCAGTGGCGATCAGGCCTGCGGCGAAGTGGGCCCCGGCCGCATGCCGGAACCGGAAGAGATCACCGCCCTCTCCCTGGCCGCCGCCCAGGCGGACGCCGCACCCGGCCCCCTGGCCGGCAAGAAACTGCTGCTCACCGCCGGTCCCACCCGGGAAGCCCTGGACCCGGTGCGTTACCTCTCCAACCACAGCTCCGGCAAGATGGGCTTTGCCCTGGCCGAGCAAGCCGCCCGCCTCGGGGCCGAGGTGACCCTGGTCAGCGGCCCGGTCAACCTGGCCACCCCGGATGGCGTCACCCGCATCGACGTGGACTCCGCCCAGCAGATGCTGGACGCGGTGATGGCCGAAGTGGAGCGTCATGAGATCTTCATCGGCTGCGCCGCCGTGGCCGATTACCGCCCGGTGAGTGCCGCCTCGGACAAGATCAAAAAGTCTCAGGAAACTCTGACCATTGAGATGGTGCGTAACCCGGACATCCTTGCTACAGTAGCCGGCCACAGTAAGCGACCGTTCACTGTCGGCTTCGCCGCCGAAACCCGGGATGTGGAGCACTACGCCCTGGATAAGCTGGCCCGCAAGAAGCTGGACATGATCGCCGCCAATGACGTCTCCAAGCCTGGCCAGGGGTTCAATGCGGACAGCAATGCACTGACCCTGTACTGGCCCGGAGGCAGCAAGGATTTGGGCCACAGCGACAAGGCCACCCAGGCTGAGGCACTGCTGCTGACCATCGCAGAGAAACTGACGAACTAA
- the dut gene encoding dUTP diphosphatase: MKTPIELKILDARLGSEWPLPEYATPGSAGMDLRAMVDEPLVLEPGQSQLVPTGMAIHIGDASLAATILPRSGMGHKKGIVLGNLVGLIDSDYQGPLMCSLWNRSSQTVTIEPGERVAQLVFLPVVQAAFTQVESFDASERGEGGFGHSGTK; this comes from the coding sequence ATGAAAACACCCATCGAGCTTAAAATTCTGGACGCCCGCCTGGGCAGCGAGTGGCCCCTGCCCGAGTACGCCACCCCAGGCTCTGCTGGCATGGATCTGCGCGCCATGGTGGACGAACCTCTGGTGCTGGAGCCCGGTCAGAGCCAGCTGGTGCCCACCGGCATGGCGATCCACATCGGCGACGCCAGCCTGGCCGCCACCATCCTGCCCCGCTCCGGCATGGGCCATAAGAAGGGCATCGTCCTGGGCAACCTGGTCGGTCTCATCGACTCCGACTATCAGGGACCGTTGATGTGCTCCCTGTGGAACCGCAGCAGCCAGACCGTCACCATCGAGCCCGGCGAGCGTGTGGCTCAGCTGGTGTTCCTGCCCGTGGTCCAGGCCGCCTTTACCCAGGTCGAGTCCTTCGACGCCAGCGAGCGCGGCGAAGGCGGTTTCGGCCACTCCGGTACCAAGTAA
- a CDS encoding methyl-accepting chemotaxis protein, whose product MSTFNVQNKSIGFQLCSIITVLIVIAFSLTGYLVYRESYQTLLDKALSEHQSKVQALSITLKQSFDGYLKEAKVLETAFQNQYLDGLQPATSEVELKGRALQDLSVYGERVSDNRLVDAFTRDTGAVATVFVKEGSDYVRLSTSLTNLSGERVVGTELTRTSAAYRALSRGDSYYNKVTLFGKQYLTYYAPIEGADGRQIGASFVGLPVDQASQDLFDNLATIQWGDTGYSIVFDDSDTKRGMYIHHPLKENLTKNIIQLATEEKPFQKLFESDTGVVRYPHTYNGVTGEKYLVFAKVPGWNWVLSGGTFLDEVTKETRSLLTTIILVASLAGLFTIVVVTWVLQRILRPLGKASDYMVALGEGRVSIDIPQVCGDSRNEITRLTFAMGQMAKQLNQLVGEIKTTSNDSNAAARLVAEHAQSNLGQSEQQQQQVDQMATAIEEMASSANAVAEQVEAVAHNVQTANQDSNAGSVLVTDMEQEINSLSDQLNDSTDAIRQVHEESRNIESVTTMIDTIAEQTNLLALNAAIEAARAGEQGRGFAVVADEVRQLAHRTQSSVQEVVSIISQLQQRIESAVSMMNSSQNTSVSVKEKAQAAGGALHNITGQINAIADMAQSMATTSEQQAQVSQEIAANATSVSELNRMTRDTSAQTADSAAELQQLSDNLDKQVAYFS is encoded by the coding sequence ATGTCCACCTTCAATGTGCAGAATAAAAGCATCGGCTTTCAGCTTTGCTCCATTATTACTGTCCTTATCGTAATTGCCTTTTCTCTCACCGGGTATCTGGTCTACCGGGAGAGTTATCAAACCCTGCTGGACAAGGCACTCTCCGAGCACCAATCCAAGGTGCAAGCCCTGAGCATCACGCTGAAACAGAGTTTCGACGGTTACCTGAAGGAAGCCAAGGTGCTGGAAACCGCCTTCCAGAACCAATACCTGGACGGCCTGCAGCCCGCCACCTCGGAAGTGGAGCTGAAAGGGCGCGCCTTGCAGGATCTCAGCGTCTATGGCGAGCGGGTCAGTGACAACCGATTGGTGGATGCCTTTACCCGGGATACCGGTGCCGTGGCCACGGTGTTCGTTAAAGAGGGCAGTGACTATGTTCGCCTCTCCACCTCTCTGACCAACCTCAGTGGTGAGCGGGTAGTGGGTACCGAACTGACCCGCACCAGCGCCGCCTATCGCGCCCTGAGCCGGGGCGACAGCTACTACAACAAGGTCACCCTGTTCGGTAAGCAGTACCTCACCTACTACGCACCTATTGAGGGCGCAGATGGCCGCCAGATCGGTGCCTCTTTCGTGGGTCTGCCGGTGGATCAGGCCTCACAAGATCTGTTTGACAACCTGGCCACCATCCAGTGGGGTGACACCGGCTACTCCATCGTTTTCGACGACAGTGACACCAAGCGGGGGATGTACATCCATCATCCCCTGAAGGAGAACCTGACCAAGAACATTATCCAGCTGGCCACGGAAGAGAAACCCTTCCAAAAACTGTTCGAAAGCGATACCGGAGTGGTGCGCTACCCCCATACCTACAATGGCGTCACCGGCGAAAAGTACCTGGTGTTTGCCAAGGTGCCCGGCTGGAACTGGGTGCTGTCCGGCGGCACCTTCCTGGATGAGGTCACCAAAGAGACCCGCTCTTTGCTGACCACCATCATCCTGGTGGCCTCACTGGCGGGCCTGTTCACCATAGTGGTGGTCACCTGGGTACTGCAGCGGATCCTGCGCCCTCTGGGCAAGGCCAGCGATTATATGGTTGCCCTGGGCGAAGGCCGGGTCAGCATCGACATCCCTCAGGTCTGTGGAGACAGCCGCAACGAGATCACCCGGCTGACCTTCGCCATGGGGCAGATGGCCAAGCAGCTGAACCAGCTGGTGGGGGAGATCAAGACCACCAGCAACGACTCCAACGCCGCCGCCCGCCTGGTGGCCGAGCACGCCCAGTCCAACCTGGGCCAGTCCGAGCAGCAACAGCAGCAGGTGGACCAAATGGCCACCGCCATCGAGGAGATGGCCTCCTCCGCCAATGCGGTGGCCGAACAGGTGGAAGCGGTGGCCCACAACGTCCAGACCGCCAACCAGGACAGCAACGCCGGCTCGGTACTGGTCACCGACATGGAGCAGGAGATCAACAGCCTCAGCGACCAGCTCAACGACTCCACCGATGCCATCCGTCAGGTGCATGAAGAGAGCCGCAACATCGAAAGCGTCACCACCATGATCGACACCATCGCCGAGCAGACCAACCTGCTGGCGCTGAACGCCGCCATCGAGGCGGCCCGCGCCGGTGAGCAGGGCCGCGGCTTCGCGGTGGTCGCCGACGAGGTGCGTCAACTGGCCCATCGCACTCAGAGCTCGGTTCAGGAGGTGGTCTCCATCATCAGCCAGCTGCAACAGCGCATCGAGTCTGCGGTGTCCATGATGAACTCCAGCCAGAACACCAGTGTGTCGGTGAAGGAGAAGGCCCAGGCAGCGGGAGGGGCACTGCACAACATCACCGGCCAGATCAATGCCATCGCCGACATGGCTCAGAGCATGGCCACCACATCCGAGCAACAAGCCCAGGTTTCCCAGGAGATCGCAGCCAATGCAACCTCAGTCAGCGAACTTAATCGCATGACCCGCGACACTTCGGCACAAACCGCCGACAGTGCCGCCGAGTTGCAGCAGCTGTCCGATAACCTGGACAAACAGGTGGCCTACTTCAGCTAG
- a CDS encoding YicC/YloC family endoribonuclease has translation MIHSMTAYARSDVKADWGSASWEIRSVNQRYLETYLRLPEQFRSLEPMLRERLRKRLARGKVEVNLRFELTENAGDTVQMNEQLAAQLIEKAQHLHTMAGIGQLNLVELMRWPGVLEASERDMDAIGKELLQKFDDTVDQFLEARGSEGQALEKMISDRLDGVTEQAAFVRGRMPEIMEWQRQKLNDRLAEVKEDMDPGRIEQEMILLAQKMDVAEEIDRLDTHVSETRKVLKKGGACGRRLDFMMQEFNRESNTLASKSISTDITAAAVELKVLIEQMREQIQNIE, from the coding sequence ATGATCCACAGCATGACCGCCTATGCCCGCAGCGACGTTAAAGCTGACTGGGGCAGCGCCTCCTGGGAGATCCGCTCCGTTAACCAGCGCTACCTGGAAACCTACCTGAGACTGCCCGAGCAGTTTCGCTCCCTGGAGCCCATGCTGAGAGAGCGCCTGCGCAAGCGCCTGGCACGAGGCAAGGTGGAGGTGAACCTGCGCTTCGAACTGACCGAAAACGCCGGCGACACGGTGCAGATGAACGAGCAACTGGCGGCCCAGCTCATCGAGAAGGCCCAGCACCTGCACACCATGGCCGGCATCGGCCAGCTGAATCTGGTGGAACTGATGCGTTGGCCCGGGGTTCTGGAAGCCAGTGAGCGCGACATGGACGCCATCGGCAAGGAGCTGCTGCAGAAGTTCGACGACACCGTGGATCAGTTCCTGGAGGCCCGCGGCTCCGAAGGCCAGGCCCTGGAGAAGATGATCAGCGACCGCCTGGATGGGGTGACCGAGCAGGCCGCCTTTGTTCGTGGCCGCATGCCGGAGATCATGGAGTGGCAGCGTCAGAAGCTCAACGACCGCCTGGCGGAAGTGAAAGAGGACATGGATCCCGGCCGCATCGAGCAGGAGATGATTCTGCTGGCCCAGAAGATGGACGTGGCCGAGGAGATCGACCGCCTGGACACCCACGTCAGTGAGACCCGCAAGGTGCTGAAGAAGGGCGGCGCCTGTGGCCGTCGCCTGGACTTCATGATGCAGGAGTTCAACCGCGAGTCCAACACCCTGGCCTCCAAGTCCATCAGCACCGACATCACCGCCGCCGCGGTGGAGCTCAAGGTACTGATTGAGCAGATGCGCGAGCAGATCCAGAACATCGAGTAA